A region of Sulfitobacter faviae DNA encodes the following proteins:
- a CDS encoding GNAT family N-acetyltransferase: protein MSRTIPTINTARLTLRAMRAEDFQRYAEIWAMPDVADRILDQPRPKGQSWDAFLRNAGHWQITGFGQWAVQLHRQREMLGQTGFVFGSRNFGEDFDTYPEARLVLAPQAQDQRLGAEAARAAHEWFDRVITGRTVCMISAGNEAALRIARALGYQGLRDVKMAGGAVHLMTRRGPPG from the coding sequence ATGTCCCGCACGATCCCGACCATCAACACCGCCAGACTGACCCTGCGCGCCATGCGTGCCGAGGATTTTCAGCGCTATGCTGAGATTTGGGCGATGCCCGATGTGGCGGACCGGATCCTCGATCAGCCCCGGCCCAAGGGGCAGTCATGGGACGCTTTTCTGCGCAACGCGGGCCATTGGCAGATCACCGGCTTTGGACAGTGGGCGGTGCAGCTTCATCGCCAGCGCGAGATGCTGGGCCAGACGGGTTTCGTCTTTGGCTCCCGCAATTTCGGTGAGGATTTCGACACTTACCCCGAGGCGCGGCTGGTCTTGGCCCCTCAGGCCCAAGACCAGCGGCTTGGGGCCGAGGCCGCCCGGGCGGCACATGAGTGGTTTGATCGGGTGATCACGGGCCGCACGGTCTGCATGATCTCTGCGGGGAATGAGGCCGCTTTGCGGATCGCGAGGGCGCTTGGCTATCAGGGGCTGCGCGACGTCAAGATGGCGGGCGGTGCGGTGCATCTGATGACCCGGCGCGGCCCGCCGGGCTGA
- a CDS encoding acyl carrier protein, protein MSDVADRVKKIVVEHLSVEEDKVTENASFIDDLGADSLDTVELVMAFEEEFGIEIPDDAAENIQTVGDAVKFIKEAS, encoded by the coding sequence ATGAGCGACGTCGCAGACCGCGTGAAAAAGATCGTTGTAGAACACCTGAGCGTGGAAGAGGACAAAGTGACTGAGAATGCGTCGTTCATCGACGATCTCGGCGCAGACAGCCTCGACACCGTGGAACTGGTGATGGCGTTCGAAGAAGAGTTCGGCATCGAGATCCCCGATGACGCGGCTGAGAACATCCAGACCGTTGGCGATGCGGTCAAGTTCATCAAAGAAGCCTCTTAA
- the fabF gene encoding beta-ketoacyl-ACP synthase II, translated as MRRVVVTGLGLVTPLADGVEESWKRILDGKSGAGPITGFDASKLVTQYACEVPLGDGSDGTFDANKYMEPKEQRKVDTFILFGMAAAQQAVEDSGWKPTEQEDQERTGVLIGSGIGGLNSIANTAVMMHEKGPRRVSPFFVPGALINLISGQVSIRYGFKGPNHSVVTACSTGAHAIGDAARLIKYGDADVMIAGGAEAAICEIGMAGFNACKALSTKRGDDPQKASRPYDVDRDGFVMGEGAGIVVLEEYEHAKARGAKIYAEVLGYGLSGDAHHITAPSEDGEGGERSMRAALKNAGLEPSDVDYINAHGTSTMADTIELGAVERLMGDAAGNVTMSSTKSATGHLLGAAGAIEAIFCMLAIRDQVAPPTINLDNPAVETPIDLAPNKKVERKIDVALSNSFGFGGTNASVLFGKVS; from the coding sequence ATGCGCAGAGTTGTAGTAACGGGTTTGGGTTTGGTTACCCCGCTCGCGGACGGCGTGGAAGAAAGCTGGAAACGGATCCTTGATGGGAAGTCCGGGGCCGGGCCGATCACCGGCTTTGATGCCAGCAAACTGGTGACTCAATACGCTTGCGAAGTGCCCTTGGGCGATGGCAGCGATGGCACCTTCGACGCCAATAAATACATGGAGCCGAAAGAGCAGCGCAAGGTCGATACCTTCATCCTCTTCGGCATGGCCGCCGCCCAGCAGGCGGTTGAGGATTCGGGTTGGAAGCCGACCGAGCAGGAAGATCAGGAACGCACCGGCGTTCTGATCGGCTCGGGCATCGGGGGGCTGAACTCCATCGCCAATACCGCCGTCATGATGCATGAAAAAGGCCCGCGCCGCGTGAGCCCCTTCTTCGTGCCCGGCGCGCTGATCAACCTGATCTCGGGTCAGGTGTCGATCCGCTATGGTTTTAAGGGGCCGAACCACTCGGTCGTGACCGCCTGTTCAACCGGCGCCCATGCCATCGGCGATGCGGCGCGGCTGATCAAATACGGTGATGCGGATGTGATGATCGCAGGCGGTGCCGAGGCGGCGATCTGTGAGATCGGCATGGCGGGCTTTAACGCCTGCAAGGCGCTCTCGACCAAACGCGGCGACGATCCGCAAAAGGCCAGCCGCCCCTATGACGTGGACCGCGACGGTTTCGTCATGGGCGAGGGCGCGGGCATCGTGGTGCTGGAAGAGTATGAACACGCCAAGGCGCGCGGTGCCAAGATCTATGCCGAGGTGCTGGGTTATGGCCTGTCGGGCGATGCGCATCACATCACCGCCCCTTCCGAGGATGGCGAGGGTGGCGAACGCTCCATGCGTGCAGCGCTGAAGAACGCGGGGCTGGAGCCTTCGGATGTGGATTACATCAACGCGCATGGCACCTCGACCATGGCCGACACCATTGAGCTGGGCGCGGTCGAGCGTCTGATGGGCGATGCGGCGGGCAATGTGACCATGTCGTCGACCAAATCCGCCACCGGGCACCTTTTGGGTGCCGCGGGCGCGATCGAGGCGATCTTCTGCATGCTCGCGATCCGCGATCAGGTAGCGCCGCCGACGATCAACCTCGACAATCCGGCGGTGGAAACCCCGATTGATCTGGCGCCGAACAAGAAGGTCGAGCGCAAGATCGACGTGGCGCTCAGCAATTCCTTTGGTTTCGGCGGCACCAACGCATCGGTTCTGTTCGGGAAAGTCAGCTAA
- a CDS encoding DNA-packaging protein: protein MPSTWTKRGLTSGASWIACADAQTQAQFLNELGEGELLALPFLFEFWALNHQLPPEGDWRTWVIMGGRGAGKTRAGAEWVRSKVEGSRPLDPGACSRVALVGETIEQVREVMIFGDSGILACSPPDRRPDWEATRKRLVWPNGAIATVHTAHDPEGLRGPQFDAAWVDELAKWKRGQEAWDQLQFALRLGERPQVCVTTTPRNVDVLKALLAAPSTVTTHAPTEANAANLAGSFLEEVRARYRGTRLGRQELDGVLLADAEGALWTSALLEAGRLREAPELDRIVVGLDPATTSGAGSDECGIVVVGAQTKGPPQDWRAVVLADCTVQGATPMGWAQAAIAAMTRYGADRLVAEVNQGGQLVAEVLRQVDPLVSLKTVHAARGKVARAEPVAALYEQGRVSHLPGLDALEDQMCLMTARGYEGKGSPDRADALVWALHELMIEPAAQWRSPGVRSL, encoded by the coding sequence ATGCCCTCGACATGGACAAAGCGCGGGCTGACATCGGGTGCAAGCTGGATCGCCTGCGCCGATGCTCAGACCCAGGCGCAGTTTCTGAATGAACTCGGTGAGGGAGAGCTTCTGGCTCTCCCTTTTTTGTTTGAGTTCTGGGCGCTCAACCACCAACTGCCGCCCGAGGGCGATTGGCGGACATGGGTGATCATGGGCGGGCGCGGCGCGGGCAAGACGCGGGCCGGGGCGGAATGGGTCCGCAGCAAGGTTGAGGGGAGCCGACCGCTTGACCCCGGTGCGTGCAGTCGCGTGGCGCTGGTGGGCGAGACCATCGAGCAGGTGCGCGAGGTGATGATCTTTGGCGACAGCGGCATTCTGGCCTGTAGCCCGCCGGATCGGCGGCCCGATTGGGAGGCGACGCGCAAGCGGTTGGTCTGGCCGAATGGGGCGATTGCCACGGTGCATACGGCGCATGACCCCGAAGGGCTGCGCGGGCCGCAGTTCGATGCGGCTTGGGTGGATGAATTGGCAAAGTGGAAGCGCGGGCAGGAGGCTTGGGACCAGTTGCAGTTTGCGCTGCGTTTGGGGGAGCGCCCGCAGGTCTGCGTGACGACGACACCGCGCAACGTAGATGTGTTGAAGGCGCTTTTGGCCGCGCCCTCGACGGTCACGACCCATGCGCCGACGGAGGCGAATGCGGCCAATCTGGCGGGGTCGTTCCTTGAAGAGGTGCGGGCGCGCTACCGGGGCACGCGGCTGGGGCGGCAGGAGTTGGACGGGGTTCTGTTGGCCGATGCCGAAGGGGCGCTGTGGACCTCGGCCTTGTTAGAGGCGGGGCGGCTGCGGGAGGCGCCGGAGTTGGACCGCATCGTGGTGGGCCTTGACCCTGCCACGACCAGCGGGGCGGGATCGGATGAATGTGGCATCGTGGTGGTGGGGGCGCAGACCAAGGGGCCGCCGCAGGATTGGCGGGCGGTGGTGCTGGCCGATTGCACGGTGCAGGGGGCCACGCCGATGGGCTGGGCGCAGGCGGCGATTGCGGCGATGACGCGCTACGGGGCGGATCGGTTGGTGGCTGAGGTCAATCAGGGCGGGCAGTTGGTGGCCGAGGTCTTGCGGCAGGTCGATCCGCTGGTCTCGCTCAAGACCGTGCATGCGGCGCGGGGCAAGGTGGCGCGGGCCGAGCCTGTGGCGGCGCTTTATGAGCAGGGCCGGGTGAGCCATTTGCCGGGGCTCGATGCGCTGGAGGATCAGATGTGTCTGATGACGGCGCGGGGGTACGAGGGCAAGGGCAGCCCGGACCGCGCCGATGCGCTGGTCTGGGCGCTGCATGAGCTGATGATCGAGCCTGCCGCGCAGTGGCGCAGCCCGGGGGTGCGGAGCCTGTGA
- the fabG gene encoding 3-oxoacyl-[acyl-carrier-protein] reductase yields MFDLTGKNALITGASGGIGADIARKLHAQGATVGLSGTRTEPLEALKAELGERAHVLPCNLSDMEAVDALPKQAAEAMGSVDILVNNAGITRDNLFMRMSDDEWNSVLNVNLTATFKLCKGVMRGMMKARWGRIINISSVVGATGNPGQANYAASKAGVVGMSKSLAYEVASRGITVNAVAPGFITTAMTDKLTDEQKSGIMGQIPAGRMGDPDEIAAAVVYLSSAEAAYVTGTTLHVNGGMAML; encoded by the coding sequence ATGTTCGATCTTACAGGAAAGAATGCCCTGATCACCGGCGCTTCGGGCGGCATCGGCGCGGATATTGCGCGCAAGCTGCACGCCCAAGGGGCTACCGTTGGCCTGTCGGGCACGCGGACCGAACCGCTTGAGGCGCTGAAGGCCGAGTTGGGCGAACGCGCCCATGTGCTGCCGTGCAACCTCAGCGATATGGAGGCCGTGGACGCGCTGCCGAAACAGGCGGCGGAGGCCATGGGCTCGGTCGATATTTTGGTGAACAATGCGGGCATCACCCGCGACAATCTTTTCATGCGCATGTCGGATGACGAGTGGAATTCGGTGCTGAACGTGAACCTCACCGCGACCTTCAAGCTCTGCAAAGGGGTGATGCGCGGCATGATGAAGGCGCGTTGGGGCCGGATCATCAATATCTCCAGCGTGGTGGGCGCCACGGGCAACCCCGGCCAGGCCAATTACGCGGCCTCCAAGGCGGGTGTCGTGGGCATGTCCAAGTCGCTTGCCTATGAGGTGGCAAGCCGCGGGATCACTGTGAACGCCGTGGCGCCGGGCTTCATCACTACTGCGATGACCGACAAGCTGACGGATGAGCAAAAGTCTGGAATCATGGGGCAAATCCCCGCAGGCCGCATGGGCGACCCGGATGAGATTGCCGCCGCCGTGGTCTATCTTTCCAGCGCCGAGGCCGCTTATGTGACAGGGACCACCTTGCATGTGAACGGCGGTATGGCCATGTTGTGA